One window of Acidimicrobiales bacterium genomic DNA carries:
- a CDS encoding helix-turn-helix transcriptional regulator, translating into MTQQQEVKRLRELVAAEVRATMARQQVTQVMLSHDMDRSQAFLSRRLTGEVAFDLDDLELIAGLLGVPVADLFPPALFRSSSFSHDRRTA; encoded by the coding sequence ATGACGCAGCAGCAGGAGGTCAAGCGGTTGCGGGAGCTGGTAGCCGCCGAGGTGCGGGCGACGATGGCCCGCCAGCAGGTCACGCAGGTCATGTTGAGCCACGACATGGACCGCAGCCAGGCGTTCCTCAGCCGCCGGCTGACCGGCGAGGTCGCCTTCGACTTGGACGACCTGGAGCTGATCGCCGGCCTGCTCGGCGTGCCTGTGGCTGATCTGTTCCCGCCGGCCCTGTTCAGAAGTTCGAGTTTCTCGCATGACCGGCGGACCGCATGA
- a CDS encoding DUF4326 domain-containing protein, protein MTDASGEHAPRAQRDLDDIVIDPTIYPRSAVDDATVERYADAISVGDTLPAIVIERGTGRILDGRHRLDAHRALGLAQIDIEEVDVPAGMTAKLYAASLSARHGLPLSDGDARALARDLYDADPDTSVVAVAKALGRARKTVEGWVADIAETRRQAEARQREVRRYVALLLVEAGWTQAKVAEHLALDRSRISQMVSEGDVALIQLDEGVLRDAVAAAPIDVSAIAEGWRHARLFAHWTDSERDLLKRLRSGETVVVNMHDSGHPRLWRWAEQAGLAARIDRRTEFGNPFLLPGDGDRRTVCDAFETHYWSHKPSLHAKIADLRGKALGCWCAPARCHGDFLADVAEGITP, encoded by the coding sequence ATGACCGACGCCAGCGGGGAGCACGCCCCCCGGGCGCAACGCGACCTCGACGACATCGTCATCGACCCCACCATCTACCCCCGCAGCGCGGTGGACGATGCGACGGTCGAGCGGTACGCCGACGCCATCAGCGTCGGCGACACCCTGCCGGCCATCGTCATCGAGCGCGGCACCGGCCGCATCCTCGACGGCAGGCACCGCCTCGACGCCCACCGCGCCCTCGGACTGGCTCAGATCGACATCGAAGAGGTCGACGTGCCAGCCGGCATGACGGCCAAGCTCTACGCCGCGTCGCTCTCCGCACGCCACGGCCTGCCGCTGTCTGACGGGGATGCCCGGGCTCTCGCCCGCGACCTGTACGACGCCGATCCTGACACCTCGGTTGTCGCTGTTGCCAAGGCTCTTGGTCGTGCTCGCAAGACGGTGGAGGGCTGGGTTGCCGACATCGCCGAGACCCGGCGCCAAGCCGAGGCCCGCCAGCGCGAGGTCCGCCGCTACGTCGCCCTCCTGCTGGTCGAGGCCGGCTGGACCCAGGCCAAGGTCGCGGAGCACCTGGCCCTCGACCGCTCGCGCATCAGTCAGATGGTGAGTGAGGGAGATGTCGCCCTCATTCAACTGGACGAGGGCGTACTGCGCGACGCGGTCGCTGCCGCTCCCATCGACGTCTCAGCCATCGCCGAAGGCTGGCGTCACGCCCGCCTGTTCGCCCACTGGACCGACAGCGAACGCGACCTCCTCAAGCGGCTCCGCTCCGGCGAGACCGTCGTCGTCAACATGCACGACAGCGGCCACCCTCGCCTCTGGCGCTGGGCCGAACAGGCCGGCCTGGCCGCCCGCATCGACCGGCGCACCGAGTTCGGCAACCCGTTCCTCCTCCCCGGCGACGGCGACCGGCGCACCGTCTGCGACGCCTTCGAGACCCACTACTGGTCCCACAAGCCCAGCCTTCACGCCAAGATCGCCGACCTGCGCGGCAAGGCCCTCGGCTGCTGGTGCGCCCCGGCCCGCTGCCACGGCGACTTCCTCGCCGACGTGGCCGAAGGGATCACGCCGTGA